The DNA window CGCCGAACAGGAAGAGATCGACCAGCCGATCTCCTAGTATCGTCGTTGGCTGAAGCGGTGGTGATTCGATGTTTGAGAAGTGCGAAGCGATCGTCATGCGGACGGTCGATTATGGCGAGACAAATAAGATTGTCACATTGTTTACACGAGAGTGGGGAAAGGTGGCTGCGATGGCACGAGGAGCGAAAAAGCCAAGCAGCCGCCTTTCTGCTGTTACGCAGCCGCTCGCCTACGGCCATTATTTGGTCCGCCGCAGCCGCGGCGTCGGCCTTCTTCACCAAGGGGAGCTTATTGACTCGATGCGGGCGCTGCGTGAAGATTTGTTTGCCGCCGCTTATGCGGCGTATATTGTTGAGCTCACCGATAAAAGCACGGAGGAGCAAAAGCGCAATCCGTACTTGTTCGAGTTGCTGCTGCAAACATTACAATATATGAGCGAAGGCCGCGATTTAGAGATTATGACGTTTATTTATGAAATGAAAATGCTTTCGGTGCTCGGCATTCCGCCCGTGCTCGATCGCTGTGCCCGCTGCGGGGCGACGGAAGGGCGCTTCTCATTTTCGGTCAAGGAAGCAGGCTTCCTTTGCCATCGCTGCGAGGCGGTTGATCCGCACCGGTTTTCGCTTTCGCCGGCCTCAGCTCGGCTGTTGCGCCTGTTTTACCATCTTGATCTCGCCCGGCTCGGAGCCATTTCGGTAAAAGAAGGGACAAAAGCGGAATTGAGGGCTGTATTGTCCAGCTACTATGATGAATATGCCGGTCTGTCGCTAAAGGCGAAGCGCTTTTTGGAGCAAATCGCTGAGCTGAAAGACAAACTTGACTCGGGCGGCGAGCGTGAGACGTAATTTTCCTTGTAAACGCGGTATGTAGTATAATATGAACGAGAGTAATAGCGTATGGGACCTTTTTGGCAAGGTGGTGAGCGACGATCGAACTGAATAAACGCCAGGAGCAAATTTTGCAAATAGTGAAAGATTATGGACCGATCACCGGGGAGAGCATCGCCGAAAAGCTGAATTTGACGCGGGCGACGCTTCGGCCTGACTTAGCCATTTTGACGATGGCCGGCTATTTGGAAGCACGGCCGCGCGTTGGCTATTTTTATACGGGAAAGACGGGCACGCAGCTGTTTGCCGATAAAATTAAAAAAATGAAAGTCGAAGATTATCAATCGATCCCGGTCGTCGTCAACGAAAACGTCAGCGTCTACGATGCGATCGTTACGATGTTTTTGGAAGATGTGGGCACGCTGTTTGTCGTCGACGATGAGTCGCTTCTTGTGGGCGTTTTGTCGCGCAAAGATTTGTTGCGCGCGAGCATCGGCAAGCAAGAACTGACGACGATTCCGGTCAATATTATTATGACAAGAATGCCGAACATCGCCGTTTGTTATAAAGACGATCCACTCATTGACGTGGCTGAGCGGCTGATCGAAAAGCAAATCGACGCCATGCCGGTCGTGCGCAAAACGGAAAAAGGATATGAAGTGATCGGCCGCATTACGAAAACGAATATGACGAAAGCATTTGTTTCATTAGCGAAAGATGATGTATGAGCCAAAAAGGAGGAGACACATGAATCAGCGCCTCGTTTACGTCGTATCCGATTCGGGCGGGGAGACGGCCGAGCTCGTCGTTAAAGCGGCGGCCAGCCAGTTTTACGCCTCACCGGTTCAAGTAAAACGCGTCCCGTATGTAGAGGATAAAACAACGCTAGCCGAAGTCATCGCATTGGCGAAAATGAATCAAGCCATTATCGCTTTTACGCTTGTCGTCCCGGAAATGCGGGAATTTTTGCTCGCTGAGGCGGCGCGCGAAGGGGTTGTCGCTTACGATATCATCGGTCCGCTCATTGAAAAGATGAGCGATTTGTTTCAGCTGAAGCCAAGGTATGAGCCGGGCCAAGTGCGCGTGCTTGACGAAGATTATTTCAAAAAAATCGAAGCGATCGAGTTTGCCGTGAAATACGATGATGGCCGCGACCCGCGCGGCATTTTACGCGCCGACATTGTATTGATCGGCGTGTCGCGCACATCGAAAACGCCGCTGTCGCAATATTTGGCCCATAAGCGGCTGAAGGTGGCGAACGTGCCGATCGTTCCGGAAGTCGAGCCGCCCGAGCAGCTGTTCCAAGTCGGTCCGAGCAAATGTTTCGGATTGAAAATCAGTCCGGACAAGCTGCTGTCAATCCGCCGCGAGCGCCTGAAATCGCTCGGCTTGAACGATCAAGCCATCTATGCGAACATGGACCGCATTAAAGAGGAGCTGGCGTATTTTGACGGAGTGGTGAAAAAGATCGGCTGCGACGTCATCGATGTAACGAATAAAGCCGTTGAAGAAACAGCAAGCATAATTATGAAAAAGTTAAAGCGGTAATGCTGCGTTATTGTTTTTCTTTATCCGCACGGTTTCCTGCTGGGAATCGTGCGTTTTTTTATGGCATATTGCTGAAGCTTATATTATAATAAAAAATTGCGAGAAAAATGCCCTATATAGGTTTAGAGCGGCCATAGGACGAGTAAACTATTTATAGCTGCTTGTCAAGGACAGTGAAAAAGTTTTTTTCGACAAAAAATGTCGAACATCCGGAAGAAAAGAAGGATTTTTTGGAACGGTGTAGAATAATAGGGGGTGTAAAGCCGTCCCTTGCCGCAGGAACAGGTTTGCCCGCTGCAACAAAGCGCCAAGAAAAAAGTGAAATTTTCTTCCCGGTGCTGAAATATAATATATCGAGTGCGTCTTCGAACGGTGCCGCTGTCATTGGCTGCTCATAGGCAGCGGGACGAGAGCGGACAGCGGGCGATCCGGCCGCCCAACTTTTGATTTTGAAGGCAAGGGGGAAGGCGAAACGGAGAGGCTTGAAAAAGTGAAAAAATTTGTCGAAATCAAAAGGAAAATGGGCTTGCCGCCGAGAATAAATAGGTGACGAGAACACGCATTATGAAAGCCCACGGCCTCAGCCGCTGGGACGAAAGTATGGGGATTAAACAACCAAAAGCGTCCTTAAACCGGGCGCATAGGGCGTTAAGCACCGGACGGGTGTTTGGTTATGGAAGTCTTGTGGAATAAGAGTCAGTGTCCATATGAAGACATGCAAGAAGCTCTGTAGTACACAAGAACCCCATGGCTTTAGCCATCAGGAGGTTCAGGGGGTTGTTCATATGGGACATCGCATTCCCGCAGAAACGATTGAAGCGATTCGCCGCGGCATCGACATCGTTGATGTAATCGGCGAATATGTTCAACTGAAAAAACAAGGCCGCAACTATTTTGGCTTATGCCCGTTTCACGGGGAAAAGACGCCATCGTTTTCCGTTTCCCCAGAAAAGCAAATTTTCCACTGCTTCGGTTGCGGGGCAGGGGGGAATGCCTTTACGTTTTTGATGGATATCGAGGGCATTCCATTTGTGGAAGCGGCGAAACGTCTTGCGGCCAAAGCAGGCATCGACCTGTCCGCCTATGAGCTGAACAACATTCACGGGCATGATGACGGCAAAACCGGCGAGGTCAAAGCGATGACGGAAGCGCACGCCTTGCTGAAACGATTTTACCATCATTTGCTTGTTTATACAAAAGAAGGACAAGCAGCGCTTGATTCCTTGCAGGCGCGCGGATGGACAAAGGAAACGATCGACCGGTTTGAAATCGGTTATGCGCCGGATGCGCCCGATGCGGCGGCCAAGCTGCTCGAAAGCCATTCCTTTTCGCTTCCAGTGATGGAAAAGGCGGGCTTAGTAACGAAAAAAGAAGACGGACGGTACGTCGACCGCTTCCGGAATCGCATCATGTTTCCGATTCATGATCACCGCGGTGAGACGGTCGGGTTTTCCGGCCGCCTGCTCGGCGACGGGCAGCCGAAATACGTTAACAGCCCAGAAACGTCGATTTTTCGGAAAGGAATGCTTTTATATCACTTTCATGAGGCACGGGTGCCGATCCGCAAGCGGCAAGAGGCGCTGCTCGTTGAAGGGTTTGCCGATGTGATTTCCGCCGTGCAGGCCGGCATTGATTACGTGGTGGCAACGATGGGCACGTCGCTGACTGAGGAGCAGGCGCGCATTTTGCGCCGCCATGCGGAAACGGTCACGATTTGTTACGACGGCGACAGCGCCGGAACGGAAGCCGCTTGGCGCGCTGCGGAACAACTGAGCGCGCTCGGATGCCGCGTCAAGGTGGCATCCATTCCGAACGGTCTTGACCCGGATGAATATATACGCGTTCACGGCAAGGAGCGGTTTGCGGGGGAAATCGCTGCCGCCCAGCCGCTCATGGCGTTTAAAATGATCCATTTGCGACGGGGGAAAAATTTGCAGCACGAAGGCGACCGGCTTCGTTATATCGAGGAAGTGCTCCGCGAAATCGGCAAACTGCCGAGTCCTGTCGAAAAGGATTATTACGTCCGCCAGCTCGCGGATGAGTTTTCTTTGTCGCTCTCCGCGCTCAATGAGCAGCTGGCCCGCTGCGAGCGGGAAACGTCGATGCCGCGGAAAACGGCGGCCGGCGGAGCGGCTTCGCGGCCGACCTTGGCGAAAAAGCTGCTGCCGGCTTTCCACAATGCAGAGCGGCTGCTGCTTGCCCATATGATGCGGAGCCGCGATGTGGCGCTGCTCGTTCAAGAGCGGGTCGGCGGACGATTTAACGTCGAGGAACATCGGGCGTTAGCCGCCTATATTTATGCCTTTTATGAAGAAGGGCATGAAGCCGACCTTGGCGCGCTCATGTTTCGGCTTCCCGGCGAACTGCAGCCGCTGGCGAGCGAGCTGTCGTTGTTGTTGGTGGCCGATCAGGTTTCCGAACAAGAGCTCGCCGATTATATGAAGCATGTGTTGAATCACCCGAAATGGTTAATGCTAAAGGAAAAAGAGCAAGAAAAAACAGAAGCGGAGCGAAGAAAAGACTTTTTGACGGCCGCCCGCATCGCCAAAGAAATGATTGAGATGAAAAAAATGTTATCTTCTTCATAACATGGTGGTATGAGTTTTTAAAGGAGGTAATGAAATGGCTGAAAAACCAGCCCAATCAAAGCAAGTGGAAGCTGCTGGCGATACGCTTGAGCAAGTGAAAGAGCAGCTCGCTGAGCTCGGCAAAAAACGCGGCATCCTTACGTACGAAGAAATCGCCGAGCGGCTTTCCGGCTTTGATTTGGACTCCGACCAGATGGATGAATATTACGAATACCTCGCTGACCAAGGCATTGAAGTGATCAGCGAATCCGACATCGAGACCGACCCGGATATCGACGAGCTGGTAAAGGAGGAAGAGTTCGACCTAAACGACTTGTCCGTTCCTCCCGGCGTGAAAATCAATGACCCGGTGCGCATGTACTTAAAAGAGATCGGCCGCGTTCCGCTTTTGTCAGCGGAAGAGGAAATCGAGCTGGCCAAACGGATCGAACAAGGCGACGAAGAAGCGAAGCGCCGGTTGACAGAAGCAAACCTCCGCCTCGTTGTCAGCATCGCCAAACGGTATGTCGGCCGCGGCATGCTCTTCCTTGATCTGATCCAAGAAGGAAACATGGGCTTAATCAAAGCGGTTGAAAAATTTGACTACCGCAAAGGCTACAAATTCAGCACGTATGCGACATGGTGGATTCGCCAAGCCATCACAAGAGCGATCGCCGACCAGGCGCGGACGATCCGCATCCCGGTTCATATGGTCGAGACGATCAACAAACTGATCCGTGTCCAACGGCAGTTGCTCCAAGACCTCGGCCGCGAACCAACGCCGGAAGAAATCGCTGAGGAAATGGACTTGACGCCGGAGAAAGTGCGGGAAATTTTGAAAATCGCCCAAGAGCCGGTGTCGCTCGAGACGCCGATCGGCGAGGAGGACGACTCGCATCTTGGCGATTTCATCGAAGACCAAGAAGCGACATCGCCGTCGGAACACGCCGCTTACGAGCTGTTGAAAGAGCAGCTCGAAGATGTGCTTGATACGTTGACGGATCGCGAAGAAAACGTGCTCCGCCTTCGCTTTGGGCTGGACGACGGCCGGACACGGACGTTGGAAGAAGTTGGGAAAGTGTTCGGCGTGACGCGCGAACGCATTCGCCAAATCGAAGCCAAGGCGCTGCGCAAATTGCGCCATCCGAGCCGCAGCAAACGGCTGAAAGACTTTTTGGAATGACCGCTTTTTTTCGTAGTTTACTTCCTCGGAAGTAAACTATTTTTTTCTCTTTTCTTTGACTGATGAAAGGTGATTGACGAATGAATCGGCGACGACGGGAAACGATTATCCGAGAAATTGAATATTGGAAGCGTTCGCGCCTTCTGCC is part of the Geobacillus sp. 46C-IIa genome and encodes:
- the recO gene encoding DNA repair protein RecO codes for the protein MFEKCEAIVMRTVDYGETNKIVTLFTREWGKVAAMARGAKKPSSRLSAVTQPLAYGHYLVRRSRGVGLLHQGELIDSMRALREDLFAAAYAAYIVELTDKSTEEQKRNPYLFELLLQTLQYMSEGRDLEIMTFIYEMKMLSVLGIPPVLDRCARCGATEGRFSFSVKEAGFLCHRCEAVDPHRFSLSPASARLLRLFYHLDLARLGAISVKEGTKAELRAVLSSYYDEYAGLSLKAKRFLEQIAELKDKLDSGGERET
- the rpoD gene encoding RNA polymerase sigma factor RpoD; its protein translation is MAEKPAQSKQVEAAGDTLEQVKEQLAELGKKRGILTYEEIAERLSGFDLDSDQMDEYYEYLADQGIEVISESDIETDPDIDELVKEEEFDLNDLSVPPGVKINDPVRMYLKEIGRVPLLSAEEEIELAKRIEQGDEEAKRRLTEANLRLVVSIAKRYVGRGMLFLDLIQEGNMGLIKAVEKFDYRKGYKFSTYATWWIRQAITRAIADQARTIRIPVHMVETINKLIRVQRQLLQDLGREPTPEEIAEEMDLTPEKVREILKIAQEPVSLETPIGEEDDSHLGDFIEDQEATSPSEHAAYELLKEQLEDVLDTLTDREENVLRLRFGLDDGRTRTLEEVGKVFGVTRERIRQIEAKALRKLRHPSRSKRLKDFLE
- the dnaG gene encoding DNA primase — translated: MGHRIPAETIEAIRRGIDIVDVIGEYVQLKKQGRNYFGLCPFHGEKTPSFSVSPEKQIFHCFGCGAGGNAFTFLMDIEGIPFVEAAKRLAAKAGIDLSAYELNNIHGHDDGKTGEVKAMTEAHALLKRFYHHLLVYTKEGQAALDSLQARGWTKETIDRFEIGYAPDAPDAAAKLLESHSFSLPVMEKAGLVTKKEDGRYVDRFRNRIMFPIHDHRGETVGFSGRLLGDGQPKYVNSPETSIFRKGMLLYHFHEARVPIRKRQEALLVEGFADVISAVQAGIDYVVATMGTSLTEEQARILRRHAETVTICYDGDSAGTEAAWRAAEQLSALGCRVKVASIPNGLDPDEYIRVHGKERFAGEIAAAQPLMAFKMIHLRRGKNLQHEGDRLRYIEEVLREIGKLPSPVEKDYYVRQLADEFSLSLSALNEQLARCERETSMPRKTAAGGAASRPTLAKKLLPAFHNAERLLLAHMMRSRDVALLVQERVGGRFNVEEHRALAAYIYAFYEEGHEADLGALMFRLPGELQPLASELSLLLVADQVSEQELADYMKHVLNHPKWLMLKEKEQEKTEAERRKDFLTAARIAKEMIEMKKMLSSS
- a CDS encoding pyruvate, water dikinase regulatory protein, yielding MNQRLVYVVSDSGGETAELVVKAAASQFYASPVQVKRVPYVEDKTTLAEVIALAKMNQAIIAFTLVVPEMREFLLAEAAREGVVAYDIIGPLIEKMSDLFQLKPRYEPGQVRVLDEDYFKKIEAIEFAVKYDDGRDPRGILRADIVLIGVSRTSKTPLSQYLAHKRLKVANVPIVPEVEPPEQLFQVGPSKCFGLKISPDKLLSIRRERLKSLGLNDQAIYANMDRIKEELAYFDGVVKKIGCDVIDVTNKAVEETASIIMKKLKR
- a CDS encoding helix-turn-helix transcriptional regulator; the encoded protein is MELNKRQEQILQIVKDYGPITGESIAEKLNLTRATLRPDLAILTMAGYLEARPRVGYFYTGKTGTQLFADKIKKMKVEDYQSIPVVVNENVSVYDAIVTMFLEDVGTLFVVDDESLLVGVLSRKDLLRASIGKQELTTIPVNIIMTRMPNIAVCYKDDPLIDVAERLIEKQIDAMPVVRKTEKGYEVIGRITKTNMTKAFVSLAKDDV